TGTCAACCAGATTATGAAGACTAAGCATTTTTAACACAGAGATGCCACTTGATTTTAAAAGAAACGTTACTTCAGTTTTCTCAAACACATAACAGTTAACACTGCACTTGTTTTAATTTTTCACAACATATCAACTCAGTTTCACTTACCCACAACTCCATTTAAACTGTCCATCACAGTATACTCCAAAAGCTTCAAGAAATACAGCTAAAATGGCAGTTGTAGTCTTTATTATCATCTGTACACGAAGGACAACATTAGATTCTATTAATTTGCCCATTATACAGAAAGATCTAACATTCTTCAGGTAAAAGCTCACGTATTGCACAATTCCAATCTTGATAATTTGGTAAAACCACTCTCCCAATTTCCATGGCTTCAAAATGTAATTCATTGGAAAAGGATGCTTTATTACTCCCTTCTCAAAAGCATCCTTTGATAGGGGTGTGTTGGAACTTGCAGCACCCTGTCTCTTCAAAAATTCAATTGTTCTCTCTTCCCCACCTACAGAAGGAGGAGTGCAATCAGAAATTGTACCTAACTCTATCAGGCAAATACAGTACATGCTCATATCAGAACAACTAAACGTCTCTCATCATGCTATTAGGATTAGGCAAGTCCTACATGTTTCCACTATTTCACATATGTAACAACGCTATAGCTACTTGAACTTGAGTGTTAATCTCCACATATAAGCACCCGCTTTGTACTTGCAAATAGTGGTAACCGACTAATATGGCCATCTTAATGCATAAAGCTGACCACAAAAAAATTTTGTCACCTGAATAACCATGTGACCAGTTGCCAATTGTTCTAGTCATCCACAAAACTGAATCTAGAGATGTACAAACTTATAATTCTTTATCATTTGTTATAAATGATGTTCTCAACATGTGACTCCATAACAAAATTTCTGCCAGTATAGAAAAACTATCCTAAGGCCAATCATATCCTGGTGTGCTAGTATCTCTTGGATAAAACTGAAAACAAGATTTGTACTCATCCAAAATTAGGGCAGCCTCAAAAACCTTGCATACGTTAGTTGAGGATGTCATGAAGATACATGACAGTACATAGACTGCATACAAGAACAGAAAGTATATCAAAGGTAACACACGGACTCGATCCATGCATATGACTAAAAGCCCCCTATTGTAAAGTATTAGGTGCAAAAGAATGCTGGATGATGGACTAACTGCTTCACAAGATAAAATGCACCACCATAGACTATGAAAAAACCAGAAAAATTATTGAAACATGGAAACAGAACTACATAGGTTAAAGCTTCAATTTTCAAATTCAATAATTGATTTTTTCTTGAGATCCATCATACATGTATCAACTGCAATATTATGACACACAAAAGATTCATACAtgaaagaacaacaaaaaagaattgAAACCTAATAATAATAGGAGGAATATGTCTACTAGAAGCCAGCTCAGTGCACAAAGCACATGCTAATGCATGATCTGGGGAGAGTCATTGTACATAGCCTCACCcttgcaagaaaagaaaatttttccATGAACCTGGACTCTTAGTAAAATTGCATAGGAGGAACCTTAAAGTGGTGCAAATGTTTGCACTAATATAGAAATCTAAAATAAATGGAACAGATATATGTTGAAATGACAAACACCACCCTACAACATTAGcaagcataatattttttttcagactatttgtgagctaaacaCCACTCTAACTTTTGAAAGGAAAAAACACCAAGAGAAAAAAAGATCAAAAGTTATATTACAAGTCATAAGTTGTCAACATGGTTTAAAGATCTCTTAGCAAAGTAATAATTCTTGTTCCATTCAAAGCATGAGTACAAAGTGATCAGCAATGTTGCAAAGTAATAGCACTATCACAAAGCATATTGTTGATGCCTTATTAAGAGAACAAATAAGAAACCATCAGGCAACATGGGAAAATGCTACCTTCTAGCCACATAAGCCCCAAAAAGTCATTGTGAACATAAGGAAACGGATACAATAGCTACCAAGAAAGAGAACAACCAAAACATAGATTGAAGAGAAGTCACCCATCAATAATCTTCCTCAGAAAATAAGAATTACAGTCAGATCATCTACTAGGGTTTCCTGTAGGTGAAAGGCATACCCAGGCAAGCCACAAGATATCTTCCAAAGCAATACATGGCAAAGGCCTCATAACAATCACGCAGAATCTCACAATCGACGCTGATGGATGGATTCACCAGTGACACATACTACATTAAGAACAACAAAAAAAATCAGCAGTGTTCCAAATACACACTATTGAAACATCACCATTACGAAAAGGCACTATGTAGAACTCAAAAGAAAACGCCATTTCTTTACTTTTGTGGTTTGTCTTGGTCTGAAATATTAAACCTTACTTCCTAATTGGTTGTATGTAAAGTTGAAAGATACAGATACAAGTCAAAAACTCATATCATTCAGGTAATCGCTAAAATTACCAAGTCAATGGCATAGAATAAGATCACCACATTACACCTATCTTCCAGTGATAAAAGAACTTACGGATTCAATGGCATAGCAAGGGACCATTAAGATCACACCAACAAGAAACTTCTGCTCCTGCAAGAAGGTAGTCCAAACAACAGTAAGATTACAAGTGAACAAGCACTCCAAGCACATTATTAATCAAACCAAGAAAGAGAAGAACTGGAACCACCTCCGGGTTATTGTATGCAGAAAGGTGTTGAAACAGAAGGAACATGGAAAGGAAGAGTGTGATAAGCATCGAGACACCACCAATGGCCGTGGCCCAAATGGGCAGGGAGTAAGATAAGAGACTCCAGTACAGCTGCTCAGTTATCTTCATCAGGAAGAACGACTTGAGCTCTCACCGATTCGGAGCATAATTCAAGCCAAAATTAGACCAGCAAACACATCTCTTATCCAATCAATGGGCTGCTAGCAAATCCAACGAGTGTTCTCATCAGATTAAAAGAAGACCAGATTTGGCGACAAAACCACTCATCAATTCCGACTTCAACCTTCAAGATCACAAGATCGACGCGACTCTGCAGCAAAGGGGTAAAACAAAGATGGGAAACAAAACATGCTAAAGTTTCCGACTACATAATCTAAACCCTAATCCAAGAGAAAGAGAACCAAAAGCAACGATTCTGGCGATGTTGCGAACCCGTGGAACCCTAGATTCGCGTGGCGAACAGCCTCGCGGAAACCAGCAGACGTCACATGGGAATCAAGAATCATAAAATAACAACAGAATCGCTTCGCCGAGCTCGAAATCgaacagaaagaaagaaggaaagaggAGATGGCTCAAAGCCGAGAAGGCGATTAGCGTCCGCCTATTTGAGCGATAGGGGGAGTTCGAGTTCGAGTTCGAAATCGTCACTTACGAGaggagcgagagcgagagagagagagagagggcggagGCCAATTGACCGGTTGATGGGAGGCGAACGAACGTTGGACCGCCGAGACACAGCGTAAACGAGGCGGTGCGTCCCTCTGGTCGTGATGGATGGTGAGGACCGACCGGATGACAGTTTGTCTTTGGTgatataataattatctatagTTAAAATAGAGTTGATAGCAGAGCCGAATTATAATCCGTACCCAaatacacatgtatatacatatgtatattatatgtatatacaatgtatatacatgtatatacatatatgtatattatatgtattatatgtatattatatgtatatacaatgtatatacatgtatatacatatatatgtatattatatgtattatatgtatatataatatacatatgtatatacatgtgtcTTTGGGTACGGATTATAATTCGGCTCTGCTATCAACTCTATTTTAActatagataattattatatcACCAAAGACAAATTGTCATCCGGTCGATCCTCACCATCCATCACGATCAGAGggacgcatatatatatatatatatatttgtatttggTTACGAATTATAATCCGTAaccaaatacatatatacatatatatatatatatatatatatatatatatatatttggttaCGGATTATAATTCCGCTCTGCTATCAACTCTGAtttaatgtatatgtatatgtatatatataaaataaacataCCATATCAATATGACATTTAAACAGTGCAGTCCCTCAATAAACTTTTTCTGCTCGTAACGAACGGACTAACTTCAAAGTGTAGAGCTAATTGTATCATAGTATTAAAAATAGCTTATCAAAGATTAGATAAGGTTTATCTAATCCAACACATTTAACTCACATCCGTATCATATCTGATGAAGCTAAAATCCATTATTAGAAATGGTTTGATATGAAAGCTGATAAACcaagaaaagaataataaatgGGTTCAAGAAATAAATGGCTGAGAGGGAACCAAGTTGCGGAGTGAGCCCATGGAGACAAATTTCTGCAACGCTTTCGTGCCTTTTGCTTCCGAATCGATCATTTTTTAAAACACTTTTCTTCCTCGGAAGCGTTTCTGCCTCCTTCCGCCGGTCCCTCTCTCTATAAATCTCAAGAGAGCGAGGAGCGCGAAGGAGAGAGAATAGGGGTCGGTCGACAGATCTGGAGAGGGAAGGATTCTTCCGGTGGAGTTTCTCGTTGCGCAATGGGGGTGAAGCCCACCCTCACCTTCCGCTGCAGCAGCGGCCGGCCCCTCTGTCGGTGCAGGCGGTGGCTACTCGATCTGAGAGCTTCCGCAGCCGCCAGGCCGGACGCCGCAGTGAGGAATTCCGTGTCGGTGAGGCAGTGATTGGTTATCGAGCTGCCTCTTGAGGCATTTTTTAGATACAATTATCATTGCTAATTTTATGATACTATTAGTTTACCGATCTCAATTAAAGTATTTAGTTACACCCAACTGCCTCAAGCAAATATATTGTTCATGTAAGTAATTAGATTGTTGATCTTAGTACTTTCTATCATATCACTTCTAGCCTACAGAATTTATCCATCTACATTGATTATTGAAATAATAAATACATTATCATTAGTGATGATAATGAAATCTTTATATGAATACTTAATTCATATATGAATACTTTTATGctcaatgatattttatatttacCTGTCTCTCAATtctataaacaaaataatacttctattaattttttttcttaacttaGATGGGAGCATTTCTAGTCGGAGACTAGAATAAAGATATTTACAGGTGATCGTCAACTTTATGATCAACTGTTTCGGTTGTTGCTTCAATCAATGTGTGACATCATCATCTTGGTCATCTGTTATCTtctattcaaaaataattatttttttgttactCTTTTCTAACTTtcaaattaagtaaaattattacTCATTGTGatacttgtcttagtaataaatgtCATAGACTATCTTTTCGAGTATCTTCCATGTTCTAAACTacttgaaattatttattttaaactaCTAGAATAAAGATATTTATAAGTGATCGTCAAACTTCACAAATAACCCAACTGTTCCAGTTGTTGCTTCAATCGATGTGTGAAATTATCGCCTTGGTCATATGTTATCTTCTATTCAACAACAACTAATTTTTTGTTACTCTCATCTAACTTttaaattaagtaaaattattactcactgtgatgcttgtcttagtaataaaagttataTAGACTATCTTTCAGAGTATCTTCCATATTCTGTTTTAAActacttgaaattatttatactaatgtTTGAAGCATTGTCCTAGTCACTTCTTttaataatttcatattttatctttttttagattactttactaaatatattctcttaaacataaatataaagttACAATTGTTTTTACTCGTTTTAGAAAGGTGATCAAAAACTTCTTTTAGTCTACCAACTAAATAGTTTACTATAATAAAAAATGTGAATACCAAGCTCTAACAACTTACCTCTCATCATGTGATATATAATATCTCaagataccattgcatacatcttAACTAGTTAGCTCTATCCAATGAAGACATCAATACATAGTTGAAACTAGCCTCATCATCTTATA
The window above is part of the Musa acuminata AAA Group cultivar baxijiao chromosome BXJ1-1, Cavendish_Baxijiao_AAA, whole genome shotgun sequence genome. Proteins encoded here:
- the LOC103982607 gene encoding protein LAZ1 isoform X3, which gives rise to MKITEQLYWSLLSYSLPIWATAIGGVSMLITLFLSMFLLFQHLSAYNNPEEQKFLVGVILMVPCYAIESYVSLVNPSISVDCEILRDCYEAFAMYCFGRYLVACLGGEERTIEFLKRQGAASSNTPLSKDAFEKGVIKHPFPMNYILKPWKLGEWFYQIIKIGIVQYMIIKTTTAILAVFLEAFGVYCDGQFKWSCGYPYMAVVLNFSQSWALYCLVQFYAATKDELAHMKPLAKFLMFKSIVFLTWWQDVAIALLYSWGLFKSPIAQSLHFKSSMQDFIICIEHRCVLLPLCISMFSLPSHTS